Within Gasterosteus aculeatus chromosome Y, fGasAcu3.hap1.1, whole genome shotgun sequence, the genomic segment tgtttggtttttgctgcttcgtgaataatggctggacgacgtctcgcgttcaactcgccttcaactcctctccgcggtcaccaactttcggccagtccgcagacagacgagaagaagctgctgatgatctcagtggatcgtctcgtcaactccaacaacaaactgccgatatcaacgagcggttcgctccactggagcgttcgggactctgcgggtttctgtccacggaggagaggaaccgactcaaagaagaggagacgggcgcacgatcccacgatagcggtaagaatacgttcgatgactgcaagctaagctaagagtagcgtagcctcaagctaagctaagagtagccgagtagccttacaagtgagcagaaacagctttattaaagtgtgttttctttgccgtgtcgtttacaggaagcggtgcgccgtcttcacaactccgagacgaattacaggcgctacga encodes:
- the LOC144391187 gene encoding uncharacterized protein LOC144391187 isoform X2 — encoded protein: MAGRRLAFNSPSTPLRGHQLSASPQTDEKKLLMISVDRLVNSNNKLPISTSGSLHWSVRDSAGFCPRRRGTDSKKRRRAHDPTIAEAVRRLHNSETNYRRYEPEQGLISSHNEPPVRRIVRRDAGASGSAGTLIAGGNCEGFSAESSEKKEAAGIETKCAG
- the LOC144391187 gene encoding uncharacterized protein LOC144391187 isoform X1, which translates into the protein MAGRRLAFNSPSTPLRGHQLSASPQTDEKKLLMISVDRLVNSNNKLPISTSGSLHWSVRDSAGFCPRRRGTDSKKRRRAHDPTIAEAVRRLHNSETNYRRYEPEQGLISSHNEVVTSYLLREKSRFRRRHCQPPVRRIVRRDAGASGSAGTLIAGGNCEGFSAESSEKKEAAGIETKCAG